One genomic segment of Sorex araneus isolate mSorAra2 chromosome X, mSorAra2.pri, whole genome shotgun sequence includes these proteins:
- the LOC101554832 gene encoding protein FAM136A-like, with product MNMKKKYGGKKENKKEKDAGVECGVAKAEVQQLRVQEAVDSMMKSLERENIQKMHSVMFRCSASCCEDTQATMQQVHQCIERCHAPLAQAQALMTGELEKSQDCLARCTMLCNDKAKDSMDAGSKELQVKRQLESCVTKCVDDHMHLISTMTKKMKESLSSISK from the exons ATGAACATGAAGAAAAAGTACGGAGGAAAAAaggagaacaagaaagaaaaagatg CGGGCGTGGAGTGCGGGGTCGCCAAGGCGGAGGTGCAGCAGCTCCGGGTGCAGGAGGCGGTGGACTCCATGATGAAGAGCCTGGAGCGCGAGAACATCCAGAAGATGCACAGTGTCATGTTCCGGTGcagtgccagctgctgtgagGACACCCAGGCGACCATGCAGCAGGTGCACCAGTGCATTGAGCGTTGCCATGCACCACTGGCCCAAGCCCAGGCCCTGATGACGGGGGAGCTGGAGAAGTCCCAGGACTGCCTGGCCCGGTGCACTATGCTTTGCAACGACAAAGCCAAAGACTCAATGGATGCAGGGAGTAAAGAGCTTCAGGTGAAACGACAGCTGGAGAGTTGTGTGACCAAGTGTGTGGATGACCACATGCATCTCATCTCAACCATGACCAAAAAGATGAAAGAGTCTCTCTCATCCATTTCAAAATAG